A single genomic interval of Suncus etruscus isolate mSunEtr1 chromosome 12, mSunEtr1.pri.cur, whole genome shotgun sequence harbors:
- the RHOB gene encoding rho-related GTP-binding protein RhoB, whose amino-acid sequence MAAIRKKLVVVGDGACGKTCLLIVFSKDEFPEVYVPTVFENYVADIEVDGKQVELALWDTAGQEDYDRLRPLSYPDTDVILMCFSVDSPDSLENIPEKWVPEVKHFCPNVPIILVANKKDLRSDEHVRTELARMKQEPVRTDDGRAMAVRIQAYDYLECSAKTKEGVREVFETATRAALQKRYGSQNGCINCCKVL is encoded by the coding sequence ATGGCGGCCATCCGCAAGAAGCTGGTGGTGGTGGGCGATGGCGCGTGCGGCAAGACGTGCCTGCTGATCGTGTTCAGTAAAGACGAATTCCCCGAGGTGTACGTGCCCACCGTGTTCGAGAACTACGTGGCCGACATCGAGGTGGACGGCAAGCAGGTGGAGCTGGCCCTGTGGGACACGGCGGGCCAGGAGGACTATGATCGCCTGCGGCCTCTCTCCTACCCGGACACCGACGTGATCCTCATGTGTTTCTCGGTGGACAGCCCCGATTCGTTGGAGAACATCCCCGAGAAGTGGGTGCCCGAGGTGAAGCACTTCTGTCCCAACGTGCCCATCATCTTGGTGGCCAACAAGAAGGACCTGCGCAGCGACGAGCACGTCCGCACCGAGCTGGCCCGCATGAAGCAAGAACCCGTGCGCACTGACGACGGGCGCGCCATGGCCGTGCGCATCCAAGCCTACGACTACCTCGAGTGCTCGGCAAAGACCAAGGAAGGGGTGCGCGAGGTCTTCGAGACGGCCACCCGCGCCGCCTTGCAGAAGCGCTACGGCTCCCAGAACGGATGCATCAACTGCTGCAAGGTTCTATGA